Part of the uncultured Anaeromusa sp. genome is shown below.
CGAAGCCAAAATAGATACGTTCAATAAGGAAGAGGGCGAGGTTCCTCTGCACATATCCTTAGGATGGAGTATTGGGGATGAGGATACACCTATCCATGAAGTGTTTCGAAAAGCTGATGATGCAATGTATTGGAATAAGAGTGTGCGAAAAGAACGAGTACAGAGGGAGTTGTGCGAGCGGGAAAAGATGTAAGGAAAAATGCTATGGCAATAGAAAGAAAGCAGTCTTGAGAACCATTGTGATGGACACACATTTTTAGAGCAAGAGTTTTTTGGCGAGGATACCTGGATCGAGCGTATTAGAAAAAGCTGGCGAAGAGTGTTTCGTCAGCTTTCTTTCTTACCTAGTCTTCATGGCGAGGTTCTAGGGATGCAAAAGTAGAAAGACAACGATTGTGAATATTGACAGGGATCCCTTGAAGATATTATAATCTGACTAGAATCAATTAATGAGGTGATCAAAAATGGCGCGACCTCCACAAGACCCGCAGATTCGCATTAATGAAATTCTTGATGTTGCGGAGCCTATGTTTTACGCCAATGGGTATCAGGAAACTGCAATCAGCGATATTGTCAAAAAAATGGGCGTAGCCCAGGGCACGTTTTACTATTATTTCAAATCGAAGGAAGATATCCTAGAGGCCTTGATTAATCGCCATTTTTCCAAGTTCTTTTCAGAAGCGAAAGTTATTGCCAGATCGCCTTCTTTTTCTCCGACGCAAAAAATTGAGCGTGTCATTAATGAAGTGTTTCATATGCTCAATAATAATGGTGAGGGCCTTTTGTTTGAGTATTTATATAATGATAAGTCCATTTGTTTTATGGATAAGCTGGCGCGGCAAGGCAAACAGCAGTTGCATCCGGTGTTGCTGGAGATTGTAGAAAGCGGCGTACAGTGCAAGGTGTTTCAGGTTGCAAATGCAGTGGCGACGGTTAGAGTCATGCTAGCGCTGTTAGACTCTTTGTTGGAAGCATTTTATGAGGGGATTGCGGATGAGCTGTTGCACGCTCAATTTGTGCTTACCGAAAGCCTGCTGGGACAGGTACTCGGCTTGCAAGGGGAAACACTTGCTTTGAATAAAAATTTCAAATAAAAAGTGCCGTTCATGAATGAGGTTCATGGATGGCAGTTTTTTAAACCAATTAACTGACTTGAGTCATAAAATAATCGTGTTTCATTCGAACGATGAAGCGATAGAGGAAGGAGAAGCGAACTATGCAGTTGTTTTTGTATGGGGTCTGGGTCAGTGCTGCATCAAACTTTGACGAGCAAGAAGTAGAAGAAATTACTAAACAAGTGGTGCAAGAGCGAGTTTGGGAA
Proteins encoded:
- a CDS encoding TetR/AcrR family transcriptional regulator, coding for MARPPQDPQIRINEILDVAEPMFYANGYQETAISDIVKKMGVAQGTFYYYFKSKEDILEALINRHFSKFFSEAKVIARSPSFSPTQKIERVINEVFHMLNNNGEGLLFEYLYNDKSICFMDKLARQGKQQLHPVLLEIVESGVQCKVFQVANAVATVRVMLALLDSLLEAFYEGIADELLHAQFVLTESLLGQVLGLQGETLALNKNFK